The proteins below come from a single Hyphomicrobium denitrificans ATCC 51888 genomic window:
- the ftsE gene encoding cell division ATP-binding protein FtsE encodes MIRLTNVGLKYDSGPDVLTDVTFHLRPGSFHFLHGESGAGKTSLLRLMFMSLHPSRGEIRMFNEDITAVKPQMRAQMRRRIGIVFQDFRLLEHLTVWENVALPLQVLGKKPADYREDVTDLLQWVGLGDRMYANPSVLSGGEKQRAAIARAVIGKPEVLLADEPTGNVDPQMARRLLRLFVELNRLGTSVVIATHDHQLMRQFKAPRIEVHRGHVRII; translated from the coding sequence GTGATTCGCTTGACGAACGTCGGATTGAAATACGACAGCGGCCCGGACGTTTTGACCGATGTCACGTTTCATCTTCGGCCCGGCTCGTTTCACTTTCTGCATGGCGAATCGGGAGCCGGTAAGACCTCGCTGCTCAGGTTGATGTTCATGTCGCTGCACCCCAGTCGCGGCGAAATTCGCATGTTCAATGAAGACATAACCGCTGTAAAGCCGCAGATGCGCGCGCAGATGCGCCGCCGCATCGGCATCGTCTTCCAGGACTTCCGGCTGCTCGAACACCTGACCGTCTGGGAAAACGTCGCGTTGCCGCTACAGGTGCTCGGCAAAAAGCCAGCCGACTACCGCGAAGACGTCACCGACCTTTTGCAGTGGGTGGGTCTTGGCGATCGGATGTATGCTAACCCGTCGGTGCTGTCGGGTGGGGAAAAGCAGCGCGCGGCCATCGCCAGGGCGGTCATCGGCAAGCCAGAAGTGCTGCTTGCGGATGAACCGACCGGCAACGTCGATCCCCAGATGGCACGGCGGCTGCTACGCCTGTTCGTGGAATTGAACAGGCTTGGCACTTCCGTCGTCATCGCGACGCACGATCATCAACTCATGCGGCAGTTCAAAGCGCCGCGCATTGAGGTGCACAGGGGCCATGTCCGGATCATCTAG
- a CDS encoding YdcF family protein, with product MKTLSKIIVLLLALGIGALVFGFVLFSVTVTRDDVGGWDKADGIVVLTGGDLRVEAGAKLMNEGRAKRLLISGVNRKVRREEMQRLLGLDAKTFNCCVDLGYEALDTVGNADETRTWARNNGYTKLIIVTSRYHMPRSLAELALVMPKVTLIPYPVTPRHFPETAWWLHSSTTRVLVSEYLKFLPAVARLAAQRVLNWRGDRSVATVGSTSANG from the coding sequence ATGAAGACACTATCGAAAATCATCGTTCTGCTGCTGGCGCTTGGGATCGGGGCTCTGGTCTTCGGCTTCGTGCTTTTCTCCGTGACCGTGACACGGGACGATGTCGGCGGCTGGGATAAGGCGGACGGCATCGTGGTGCTGACCGGCGGCGATCTTCGCGTCGAAGCCGGCGCCAAGCTGATGAATGAAGGCAGGGCCAAGCGTCTGTTGATCTCCGGCGTCAATCGGAAGGTCCGGCGCGAAGAGATGCAGCGGCTTCTCGGGCTCGATGCAAAGACATTCAATTGCTGCGTCGACCTCGGCTATGAGGCGCTCGACACGGTCGGGAACGCCGACGAAACGCGGACCTGGGCGCGCAACAACGGCTACACCAAGCTCATCATCGTGACCTCGCGCTATCACATGCCGAGGAGCCTCGCCGAACTCGCACTCGTGATGCCGAAGGTGACGCTCATTCCTTATCCCGTCACGCCGCGCCATTTCCCCGAGACCGCGTGGTGGCTGCACTCGAGCACGACGCGCGTTCTCGTTTCGGAGTATCTGAAATTTTTACCGGCCGTCGCGCGCCTCGCGGCACAGCGCGTTCTGAATTGGCGCGGCGACCGTTCCGTTGCGACCGTGGGATCGACGAGCGCCAATGGCTGA
- a CDS encoding response regulator, with translation MATILLADDDAAVRDLVRRALSAEGHTVHVTQDGLEALEFFNANGGPIDLLVTDVDMPQLDGISLAEKALTAQSNLAVVLMSGFSDQLERAAGLRARRLLSIAKPFTLDQIKQVVRTVLA, from the coding sequence ATGGCGACGATCCTGCTTGCAGATGATGACGCCGCCGTGCGCGACCTGGTCCGCCGCGCCTTGAGCGCCGAGGGCCACACCGTGCACGTCACTCAGGATGGATTGGAAGCACTGGAGTTCTTCAACGCGAACGGCGGTCCTATCGATCTGCTGGTGACGGACGTCGACATGCCTCAGCTCGACGGCATCTCGCTCGCGGAAAAGGCTCTAACGGCGCAGAGCAATCTTGCTGTTGTTCTGATGTCCGGGTTTTCCGATCAGCTCGAGCGCGCAGCCGGTTTGCGTGCCCGCCGTCTGCTGTCGATCGCCAAGCCTTTCACGCTGGATCAGATCAAGCAGGTCGTGCGCACCGTGCTCGCCTAG
- the mobA gene encoding molybdenum cofactor guanylyltransferase MobA, with product MTQRDRILGVILAGGKSRRFGGGDKGFAELGGKSVLDHVIARFRPQVGRLLLSINGDPQRFARFDLPTIADQENAELGPLSGLLAALDWQSQHAHDCTALATVSTDVPFLPLDLVQRLDAGRNGGIAVATSADQRHPTIAIWPVNSRAAIADALQQRRLSVNALTKQLNAVAVPFAMRDIDGMALDPFLNVNTPDDLAAARAFAGRA from the coding sequence ATGACGCAACGCGATCGCATTCTCGGAGTGATCCTCGCAGGCGGGAAGTCGCGCCGCTTCGGCGGCGGCGATAAGGGCTTCGCCGAGCTTGGCGGCAAGAGCGTGCTGGATCACGTCATCGCGCGTTTTCGTCCGCAGGTCGGACGGCTTCTCCTCAGCATCAACGGCGATCCGCAGCGCTTTGCGCGTTTCGATCTCCCAACCATCGCCGACCAGGAAAATGCCGAGCTTGGACCGCTCAGCGGACTGCTCGCGGCGCTCGATTGGCAAAGTCAGCATGCGCACGATTGCACGGCGCTCGCGACGGTTTCGACGGACGTGCCGTTCCTGCCGCTCGACCTCGTTCAGCGGCTTGATGCCGGGCGGAACGGCGGCATCGCAGTTGCGACGTCGGCGGATCAGCGTCATCCGACGATCGCAATTTGGCCGGTGAATTCGAGGGCTGCGATCGCTGATGCACTGCAACAACGTCGGCTCAGCGTCAACGCGCTGACAAAACAGCTGAACGCGGTTGCGGTGCCGTTCGCGATGCGCGACATTGACGGCATGGCGTTGGACCCATTTCTCAACGTCAACACACCGGATGATCTCGCCGCTGCACGCGCGTTCGCCGGCAGAGCATAA
- the mobB gene encoding molybdopterin-guanine dinucleotide biosynthesis protein B → MASHFQSASPALPLFGVAGWSNSGKTTLIEKLARHFAGKGLRVATIKHTHHKFDIDAPGSDTQRHRAAGAAETAIVSGSRVAIIEEIEAAGEPALEAVAARLKPADVILVEGYKSAAIPKIEVRRAAVAPEKLLAASDALVLAIASDYEVDGQGKPVFNLDDIAGIAGLIEKKLGLNEHMRQRA, encoded by the coding sequence ATGGCTTCACATTTTCAGTCCGCATCTCCTGCGCTGCCGCTCTTCGGAGTCGCCGGCTGGTCGAACTCCGGCAAGACGACCTTGATCGAAAAGCTGGCGCGGCACTTTGCGGGCAAGGGCCTGCGCGTGGCGACGATCAAGCATACGCATCACAAGTTCGACATCGATGCGCCGGGAAGCGACACGCAGCGGCATCGCGCTGCCGGAGCGGCGGAGACGGCGATCGTTTCCGGCTCGCGCGTCGCGATCATCGAGGAGATCGAAGCCGCCGGAGAGCCGGCGCTCGAAGCCGTAGCCGCAAGGCTGAAGCCCGCCGATGTCATTCTGGTTGAAGGCTACAAGTCGGCCGCCATTCCGAAGATCGAAGTGCGGCGAGCGGCCGTCGCGCCGGAGAAGCTGCTTGCGGCGTCCGACGCACTCGTTCTCGCCATCGCGTCCGACTACGAAGTCGACGGGCAAGGGAAACCCGTTTTTAACCTCGATGACATTGCCGGCATCGCCGGACTCATCGAGAAAAAACTGGGTCTCAACGAGCATATGCGCCAGCGAGCCTGA
- the hpt gene encoding hypoxanthine phosphoribosyltransferase, which translates to MSNTDVGHSIETIFSAGEILSRLQVLAQEIAAKRPENLLVVPILKGSFVFAADLLRALHAAGIAPEVDFLTLSSYRKSRSSSGQVSILRDLDLDVQQRHVILIDDVLDSGRTLAFAKDLISARGAAKIETCVLLDKRAARAVSIEPDYCAFTCPDVFVVGYGMDVGHRYRELPFVGRLVD; encoded by the coding sequence ATGTCGAATACGGATGTCGGACATTCCATTGAAACGATTTTTTCCGCTGGAGAAATCCTCAGCAGGCTGCAGGTGCTCGCGCAGGAAATTGCCGCAAAACGGCCTGAAAATCTGCTCGTAGTTCCGATACTCAAGGGCAGCTTCGTTTTCGCCGCCGATTTGCTGCGGGCGCTTCATGCTGCGGGAATTGCCCCTGAAGTCGATTTTCTAACACTGTCCAGCTACCGGAAGAGCCGGTCGTCGTCCGGGCAAGTCTCCATTCTTCGCGACCTCGATCTCGACGTGCAGCAGCGTCATGTGATCCTGATCGACGATGTCCTCGATTCCGGCCGCACCCTGGCCTTCGCAAAGGATCTGATTTCGGCGCGCGGCGCGGCGAAGATCGAAACCTGCGTGTTGCTCGACAAGCGGGCCGCACGCGCCGTCTCGATCGAGCCCGACTATTGCGCGTTCACCTGCCCCGACGTGTTTGTCGTCGGCTACGGCATGGATGTGGGGCATCGCTATAGAGAACTGCCGTTCGTCGGACGGCTTGTCGACTGA
- a CDS encoding cell division protein FtsX: protein MSGSSSRFPGRAEPAMPMPGSYDPYDEPTTMVPSTEPPLYARQGPAGPNVPPAPEPAGDLYVPTRGSDRGRKMKVMAPVVPPGSVTGRSLTLVIAIMCFLACLTAGAVWMIKESSDAWLNDIASEVTVQVTPQENGDTDKAVADVVSYLQKQRGIANVRALDLADSADLLQPWLGSGDALKSLPVPRLIAVEVDRNQPPDLAEVGQALTRDFKGVSLDDHRRWQQQIRAVTRSLALGGLAILALVAAATTAIIVSATRSAMASNREIVEVLHFVGATDKFISREFEKHFLRLGIKAGIVGATCAMIVFMCMPWLTELLGGGPVGAVEMQRLVGTGSLDALGYLILGFVVIIIAGLCTGTSRVGVHRILNGKH from the coding sequence ATGTCCGGATCATCTAGCCGCTTTCCCGGACGCGCTGAGCCCGCCATGCCGATGCCGGGCAGCTACGATCCTTACGACGAGCCGACGACAATGGTTCCGTCGACGGAGCCGCCGCTCTACGCGCGTCAAGGACCTGCCGGACCCAATGTTCCCCCCGCGCCGGAGCCGGCGGGCGACCTTTACGTTCCGACGCGCGGCAGCGATCGCGGACGCAAGATGAAGGTGATGGCGCCGGTCGTTCCGCCCGGCTCGGTCACCGGCCGCTCGCTAACGCTCGTCATCGCCATCATGTGCTTTCTCGCGTGCCTGACGGCGGGCGCCGTCTGGATGATCAAGGAATCCTCCGACGCCTGGCTCAATGACATCGCGAGCGAGGTGACGGTTCAGGTCACGCCGCAGGAAAACGGCGATACGGACAAGGCGGTCGCCGACGTGGTGAGCTACCTGCAAAAGCAGAGGGGCATCGCGAACGTCCGGGCTCTCGACCTGGCTGATTCCGCCGACCTGCTGCAGCCCTGGCTCGGCTCGGGCGATGCGCTCAAATCGCTTCCCGTTCCACGCCTGATCGCGGTGGAGGTGGACCGAAATCAGCCGCCGGATCTCGCCGAAGTCGGACAGGCGCTCACTCGCGATTTCAAAGGCGTGTCGCTTGACGACCATCGCCGATGGCAGCAGCAGATCCGTGCCGTGACCCGTTCTCTCGCATTGGGCGGCCTCGCAATTCTGGCGCTCGTTGCGGCCGCGACGACGGCCATCATCGTATCGGCGACGCGCAGCGCCATGGCGTCGAACCGCGAAATCGTCGAAGTGCTGCATTTCGTCGGCGCGACCGACAAATTCATATCCCGGGAATTCGAAAAGCATTTTCTGCGGCTTGGGATCAAGGCGGGCATCGTCGGCGCGACGTGCGCGATGATCGTCTTTATGTGCATGCCCTGGCTGACGGAATTGCTCGGGGGCGGGCCGGTCGGCGCCGTCGAAATGCAACGGCTCGTCGGAACCGGTTCGCTGGACGCGCTCGGCTACCTCATCCTCGGCTTTGTTGTCATTATTATTGCAGGCCTGTGCACGGGAACGTCACGGGTCGGAGTTCACCGCATCCTCAACGGCAAGCACTGA
- a CDS encoding DMT family transporter, whose translation MAWLLLISAGLLETVWAFYMKKSDGFTLLWPTVITGVTMLASFALLSVSMKTLPLSSAYVVWTGIGSVGAFILGVMVLGEEATAMRVLSAVLIVSGIVLMKVSSSD comes from the coding sequence ATGGCTTGGCTTTTGCTCATTTCCGCAGGACTGCTCGAAACGGTTTGGGCGTTCTACATGAAGAAGTCGGACGGCTTTACGCTCCTATGGCCGACGGTCATCACCGGCGTCACGATGCTCGCGAGCTTCGCGCTGCTGTCGGTGTCGATGAAAACCCTGCCGCTGAGCAGCGCCTATGTCGTCTGGACGGGCATCGGCTCGGTCGGCGCGTTCATTCTGGGCGTGATGGTGCTCGGCGAGGAAGCGACCGCGATGCGCGTTCTCTCCGCCGTGCTTATCGTCAGCGGGATCGTCTTGATGAAGGTGTCGAGTTCGGACTGA
- a CDS encoding prephenate/arogenate dehydrogenase family protein, with the protein MEKAVRSERAPMFKRLALIGVGLIGSSISHAARRAGLVGEIVGASPTPATRERAEELGLVAKMYADPADAVRGADLVILCSPVGTYEAVAKAIGPHLQQGAIVTDVGSVKCAVVRDVAPHVPEGVHFIAGHPIAGTEQSGPDAGFAELFDGRWCILTPGDAADKDALAKLQEFWRRLGSEVEIMSPEHHDMVLAITSHLPHLIAYNIVNTAAHLERVTDTEVIKFSAGGFRDFTRIAASDPVMWRDVFLNNKDAVLEMLGRFSEDLSSLQRAIRFGDGETLEKLFTEARAIRRGVIHANQDTPQPDFGRRATGDAKVTQR; encoded by the coding sequence ATGGAAAAAGCTGTCAGGAGCGAGCGCGCGCCAATGTTCAAGCGCCTGGCGCTGATCGGCGTCGGCTTGATCGGATCATCGATCAGTCATGCCGCCCGCCGTGCCGGATTGGTCGGCGAGATCGTCGGCGCGTCGCCGACACCAGCCACACGCGAGCGCGCCGAAGAGCTTGGCCTCGTCGCCAAAATGTACGCCGATCCGGCCGATGCCGTGCGCGGCGCCGATCTCGTTATTTTGTGTTCTCCGGTCGGCACGTATGAAGCCGTCGCGAAGGCGATTGGCCCGCACCTCCAACAGGGCGCGATCGTAACGGACGTCGGCTCGGTGAAATGCGCCGTCGTTCGCGATGTCGCGCCGCATGTGCCTGAAGGCGTGCACTTCATCGCTGGGCATCCGATTGCGGGCACCGAGCAATCGGGCCCGGACGCCGGCTTCGCCGAACTCTTCGACGGACGCTGGTGCATTCTGACCCCCGGCGACGCCGCCGATAAAGACGCGCTGGCGAAGCTGCAGGAGTTCTGGCGCCGGCTCGGCTCCGAAGTCGAAATCATGTCGCCGGAGCATCACGACATGGTGCTCGCGATCACCAGCCACTTGCCGCATCTCATCGCCTACAACATCGTCAACACCGCCGCGCATCTTGAGCGCGTGACGGACACCGAAGTCATCAAATTCTCGGCAGGCGGCTTTCGCGATTTCACGCGCATCGCCGCGTCCGATCCCGTCATGTGGCGCGACGTCTTTCTGAACAACAAGGACGCGGTGCTCGAAATGCTCGGCCGCTTCTCGGAGGACTTGTCCTCGCTTCAGCGCGCCATCCGTTTCGGAGATGGCGAGACGCTGGAGAAGCTGTTCACCGAAGCGCGCGCAATCCGGCGCGGCGTGATCCATGCTAACCAGGATACGCCGCAGCCCGACTTTGGCCGCCGCGCAACCGGCGACGCAAAAGTTACGCAGCGTTAG
- the moaA gene encoding GTP 3',8-cyclase MoaA gives MAAGLAQAAISDPLAPQGAQLVDPFGREIEYLRVSVTDRCDFRCVYCMSEHMTFLPKRDLLSLEELDVLCSAFVRRGVKKLRITGGEPLVRKNIMWLFEALGRHLESGDLKELTLTTNGSQLEKYAGELKAAGVERINVSIDTIDPDKFKAITRWGNLATVMRGLDAAEKAGIKIKINAVALKGVNEDEIPDLVRFAHGRGADITLIETMPLGDIGEDRTAQYLPLSVVRARLMDHFTLQESPYRTGGPARYVKVEETGGRLGFITPLTHNFCESCNRVRLTCTGTLYMCLGQNDAADLRAPLRASEDPALLDAAITEAIARKPKGHDFIIDRRTKTPSLARHMSVTGG, from the coding sequence ATGGCAGCAGGCTTGGCACAGGCAGCGATTTCCGATCCGCTGGCCCCGCAGGGGGCACAACTCGTGGACCCGTTTGGGCGCGAGATCGAATATCTGCGTGTATCGGTTACCGATAGATGTGACTTTCGCTGCGTGTACTGCATGTCGGAGCATATGACGTTTCTTCCGAAACGCGACCTCCTGTCGCTGGAAGAACTCGATGTGCTTTGCAGCGCTTTTGTGCGGCGCGGTGTGAAGAAGCTTCGGATCACCGGCGGCGAGCCGCTGGTTCGCAAGAATATCATGTGGCTGTTCGAGGCGCTCGGCCGCCATCTCGAAAGCGGCGACCTCAAAGAATTGACGCTGACGACGAACGGCAGCCAGCTCGAGAAGTATGCGGGCGAACTCAAGGCTGCAGGCGTCGAGCGGATCAACGTGTCGATCGACACAATCGATCCCGACAAGTTCAAGGCCATCACGCGTTGGGGCAATCTCGCGACGGTGATGCGCGGTCTCGATGCGGCTGAGAAGGCCGGGATCAAGATCAAGATCAACGCCGTGGCGCTGAAGGGCGTCAACGAGGACGAGATTCCCGATCTCGTCCGTTTCGCGCACGGGCGCGGCGCGGACATCACGCTGATCGAAACGATGCCGCTCGGCGACATCGGCGAGGACCGGACGGCGCAATATCTGCCGCTATCGGTCGTCCGAGCGCGGCTGATGGATCACTTCACGCTGCAAGAGAGCCCCTATCGCACGGGAGGCCCGGCGCGCTACGTCAAGGTTGAGGAGACCGGCGGACGGCTCGGGTTCATTACGCCGCTGACGCATAATTTTTGCGAAAGTTGCAATCGCGTGCGCCTCACCTGCACGGGCACGCTCTATATGTGCCTCGGCCAGAACGATGCCGCGGATCTCCGTGCGCCGCTGCGCGCCTCGGAAGATCCGGCTCTGCTCGACGCTGCGATCACCGAAGCGATCGCGAGAAAGCCCAAGGGCCATGATTTCATCATCGACCGGCGCACGAAAACGCCGTCGCTTGCGCGCCATATGAGCGTTACGGGCGGTTGA
- a CDS encoding adenosylcobalamin-dependent ribonucleoside-diphosphate reductase, with amino-acid sequence MSAIFSDLPAISNAIWRRKYRFGGSPSVAADQTLEDTFRRVALAAASAEKGGKRQQQKWAGTFYEAMADFGFQPAGRILAGAGTDRNVTLFNCFVLGEIADDLSSIFESVKEAALTMQSGGGIGHDFSTLRPRGAPVKSIGADASGPVSFMDVWDAMCRTIMSAGQRRGAMMATLRCDHPDIEAFIAAKADSQRLRNFNLSVLVTDAFMDAVRRDAPWDLIFSGKVYKTIPARALWDQIMRATFDYAEPGVIFIDRINAANNLQYCETISATNPCGEQPLPPYGACLLGSINLARLVEEPFTATAHVDIAKLEARVATAVRFLDNVIDISRYPVPQQAQEARAKRRIGLGVTGLADALIFLGLPYGSAAAREQAARWMAIIQNAAYRASAALAAEKGAFPLYDANVVLTRPNITRLDDDVREAIAANGLRNGCLTSIAPTGTISLLAGNVSSGIEPVFDFVFRRRVLSDGGGAEEETVEDFAHRAFRDAFGDDAVLPEAFVTAETLTPSEHVAMQATLQPYVDSAISKTINCPEDISFESFRDIYIEAYDSGLKGCTTYRPNAITGSVLSREAPANGDADKSGKLATPASGKPAGVSVPMEDTTTPGVVYMTKPLERDAALEGVTYKIKWPASAHALYVTINDIVRDGRRRPFEVFINTKNLEHYAWTVALTRMISAVFRRGGDVAFVAEELKAVFDPEGGRWMGGRYVPSLLAAIGDVIEEHMLRIGFLNRDEVDGVDDHGTQRRPVALARGSAEDRGAPHADASREDDRPHSAPIPGARACPKCGERALRRIEGCWTCAVCSYSHCG; translated from the coding sequence ATGAGCGCGATTTTTTCAGATTTGCCCGCGATCTCGAACGCCATTTGGCGGCGCAAGTATCGCTTTGGCGGCTCGCCGAGCGTGGCGGCGGATCAGACGCTCGAAGACACGTTCCGGCGGGTGGCTCTGGCGGCCGCGTCGGCGGAGAAGGGCGGCAAACGTCAGCAGCAGAAATGGGCCGGCACATTCTACGAGGCGATGGCGGACTTCGGCTTTCAGCCTGCGGGGCGCATTTTGGCCGGCGCGGGCACGGACCGGAACGTGACGCTGTTCAACTGCTTCGTGCTCGGCGAAATCGCGGACGATCTGTCGAGCATTTTCGAGAGCGTGAAGGAAGCTGCGCTCACGATGCAGTCGGGCGGCGGCATCGGACACGATTTCTCGACGCTTCGGCCGCGCGGCGCGCCGGTCAAGAGCATCGGCGCGGATGCCTCAGGTCCCGTCAGCTTCATGGATGTCTGGGACGCGATGTGCCGGACGATCATGTCGGCGGGACAGCGGCGCGGCGCGATGATGGCGACGCTCCGGTGCGATCATCCCGATATCGAAGCGTTCATCGCGGCGAAGGCGGACTCGCAGCGGCTGCGCAATTTCAATCTGTCGGTGCTCGTCACAGACGCGTTCATGGATGCCGTGCGCCGCGACGCGCCCTGGGACCTGATTTTTTCCGGCAAGGTCTACAAGACAATTCCCGCGCGCGCGTTGTGGGATCAGATCATGCGCGCGACGTTCGACTATGCCGAACCGGGTGTGATCTTCATCGATCGCATCAACGCCGCCAACAACCTGCAATACTGCGAGACGATTTCGGCGACGAACCCGTGCGGGGAGCAGCCGCTACCGCCTTATGGCGCGTGCCTGCTCGGCTCGATCAATCTCGCGCGTCTCGTTGAAGAGCCTTTCACCGCGACGGCGCATGTCGATATCGCGAAACTCGAAGCGCGGGTTGCGACGGCGGTTCGCTTTCTCGACAATGTCATCGATATTTCGCGCTATCCGGTGCCGCAGCAAGCGCAGGAGGCGCGGGCGAAGCGGCGCATCGGCCTCGGCGTGACGGGCTTGGCCGACGCTCTGATCTTCCTCGGCCTGCCCTACGGCAGCGCGGCGGCGCGCGAACAGGCGGCGCGATGGATGGCGATCATCCAGAATGCCGCTTACCGCGCGAGCGCGGCGCTCGCCGCGGAAAAGGGCGCGTTCCCACTCTACGATGCGAACGTGGTGCTGACGCGGCCGAACATCACGCGGCTGGACGATGACGTGCGCGAGGCGATCGCAGCCAACGGGTTGCGCAATGGCTGTCTGACATCGATCGCGCCGACAGGCACGATCTCACTGCTCGCGGGCAACGTGTCGAGTGGTATCGAGCCGGTGTTCGACTTCGTTTTCCGCAGGCGCGTTCTGAGCGATGGCGGAGGCGCAGAGGAAGAGACCGTCGAGGATTTTGCGCACCGCGCGTTCCGCGATGCATTCGGCGACGATGCGGTTCTTCCCGAGGCCTTCGTAACAGCGGAGACGCTGACGCCATCGGAGCACGTCGCGATGCAGGCGACGCTTCAGCCCTACGTCGACAGCGCGATCTCGAAGACGATCAATTGCCCGGAAGACATCAGTTTCGAGAGCTTCCGCGACATCTATATCGAGGCTTACGACTCGGGCCTCAAAGGCTGCACCACGTATCGCCCGAATGCGATCACGGGGTCCGTGCTGTCGCGTGAAGCGCCAGCGAACGGTGACGCGGATAAGTCAGGCAAGCTCGCGACGCCCGCGTCCGGGAAGCCCGCAGGTGTCAGCGTTCCGATGGAGGATACGACGACCCCAGGCGTCGTCTACATGACGAAGCCGCTCGAGCGCGATGCCGCCCTCGAAGGCGTCACCTATAAGATCAAGTGGCCCGCGAGCGCGCACGCGCTCTACGTCACGATTAACGACATCGTGCGCGACGGGCGCAGGCGGCCGTTCGAGGTGTTCATCAATACCAAGAACCTCGAGCATTATGCATGGACCGTGGCGCTGACACGGATGATCAGTGCCGTGTTCCGCCGCGGCGGCGACGTCGCATTCGTTGCCGAAGAGTTAAAGGCGGTTTTCGACCCCGAGGGCGGACGCTGGATGGGCGGACGTTACGTTCCGAGCCTGCTTGCCGCCATCGGTGACGTGATCGAAGAGCATATGCTCCGCATCGGCTTTCTCAATCGGGACGAGGTCGATGGCGTCGACGATCACGGCACCCAGAGGCGACCGGTGGCCCTTGCGCGAGGATCAGCGGAAGATCGCGGTGCGCCTCATGCAGACGCGTCGCGGGAGGACGATCGCCCGCATTCCGCGCCAATCCCCGGCGCCCGCGCTTGCCCGAAGTGCGGAGAGCGAGCGCTCCGCCGGATCGAGGGGTGCTGGACCTGCGCCGTCTGCTCCTACTCGCATTGCGGATGA
- a CDS encoding lysophospholipid acyltransferase family protein, with translation MADMSKPGPSPLVVIRSLIYFAVFYIVTAVYLVLGSWLLLGPRRWAMKGLELHGRTCVWLLGLICGTKLQVRGQQYLPKSGCLVIAKHQSAWDTFGLISLFRDPAIVLKDELKWIPFYGWFCVKFEHILVKREKASAALKALIRDARQRVGIGREVVIFPEGTRTVPGAPPDYKPGYVALYEALNVVTVPMALNSGLFWPRRSLWRYPGTIVVEFLPSLPPGLPRAEFRSRIETAIEDASLRLIKEAAMSPTPPPLAREAARTSA, from the coding sequence ATGGCTGATATGTCAAAGCCGGGGCCAAGCCCTCTCGTCGTCATTCGCTCGCTGATTTACTTCGCGGTGTTCTACATCGTGACGGCGGTCTACCTCGTGCTCGGCTCCTGGCTGCTACTCGGCCCCAGACGATGGGCGATGAAGGGCCTCGAGTTGCACGGACGGACGTGCGTGTGGCTGCTCGGCCTGATCTGCGGCACCAAGCTTCAGGTGCGCGGTCAGCAGTACCTTCCGAAGAGCGGCTGCCTCGTCATCGCCAAGCATCAATCGGCATGGGATACGTTCGGGCTCATTTCGCTGTTTCGCGACCCGGCTATCGTGCTGAAGGACGAACTGAAGTGGATCCCGTTCTACGGCTGGTTCTGCGTCAAGTTCGAGCACATTCTGGTCAAACGCGAGAAAGCTTCGGCAGCGCTGAAGGCCTTGATCCGCGACGCCAGGCAACGCGTCGGGATCGGGCGCGAAGTCGTGATTTTTCCGGAAGGCACACGCACGGTGCCGGGCGCGCCGCCCGACTACAAGCCGGGCTACGTGGCGCTTTACGAAGCGCTCAACGTCGTCACCGTTCCGATGGCGCTGAACTCGGGTTTGTTCTGGCCGCGGCGGAGCCTGTGGCGCTATCCCGGCACGATCGTCGTCGAGTTTCTGCCGTCGCTGCCGCCTGGGCTACCGCGCGCTGAATTCCGCTCACGCATCGAGACCGCAATCGAAGACGCGAGCCTGCGGCTGATCAAGGAAGCGGCGATGTCGCCGACACCGCCGCCTCTGGCGCGCGAGGCTGCGCGCACGTCAGCGTGA